In the genome of Raphanus sativus cultivar WK10039 chromosome 4, ASM80110v3, whole genome shotgun sequence, one region contains:
- the LOC108815643 gene encoding glutathione S-transferase T3-like: MDPFSLIASHSSEVPYTGCSEVPKPVERRKWTTKEDVVLISAWLNTSKDPIVSTDQKAGAFWKRIEEYFNASPQLVGSVPRPWGQCKQRWGRVNEQVNRFVGSHETALRDQASGTNENDVMKAAHDIFLNDYKVKFTMEHCWRELRCDQKWRSNVLSKEGAKEKRKDPVEEVGAEEDVRPPGIKAAKRKKHGKEAAFDKIETILAEKKNISKQKLLERLLGRKVETLSDEEVAVAGGGCVWRWILVLCVCIIRHG, encoded by the exons ATGGATCCTTTTTCCCTAATAGCTTCCCATAGCAGTGAAGTTCCATACACAGGGTGTTCTGAGGTTCCTAAACCGGTGGAAAGGCGCAAGTGGACAACCAAGGAAGACGTGGTGCTGATCAGTGCTTGGTTGAACACTAGCAAGGATCCCATTGTGAGTACTGACCAGAAGGCAGGGGCGTTTTGGAAGAGAATTGAAGAGTACTTCAATGCTAGCCCTCAGCTCGTTGGCTCCGTTCCTAGACCGTGGGGTCAATGTAAGCAGAGGTGGGGAAGAGTGAATGAGCAGGTTAACAGGTTTGTCGGAAGCCATGAAACCGCGTTGAGGGATCAAGCGAGTGGCACTAATGAGAATGATGTCATGAAGGCGGCCCATGACATCTTCTTGAATGACTATAAAGTCAAGTTCACCATGGAACATTGTTGGAGGGAACTGAGGTGTGATCAAAAATGGAGATCAAACGTTCTCTCCAAAGAAGGTGCGAAGGAGAAAAGGAAGGACCCTGTGGAGGAGGTCGGTGCGGAGGAAGATGTGAGGCCTCCTGGTATAAAGGCAGCCAAACGCAAGAAGCACGGGAAGGAAGCAGCTTTTGATAAGATAGAGACCATACTagcagagaaaaaaaacatttccaaACAGAAGCTCCTTGAACGCCTCCTTGGCAGGAAAGTTGAGACACTTTCTGATGAAGAA GTCGCGGTTGCAGGAGGTGGATGCGTGTGGAGGTGGATCCTTGTTCTGTGTGTTTGTATTATAAGGCACGGGTAG
- the LOC108815644 gene encoding uncharacterized protein LOC108815644, with translation MSSSDEIIYSSSDEADEAIEEMVDEVVDNYIDAMVNQKAKRRAYIERERERGHNQLWNDYFNENSTYQPEMFRRRFRMNRPLFLRIVERLSTQVPYFQQRRNGHGRYGLSALQKCTAAIRMLAYGQAGDMYDEYLRLGESTARLCLKNFTDGIIQLFGEEFLRRPTAEDLERLLDIGEVRGFPGMIGSIDCMHWEWKNCPRAWRGQYARGSGKPTIVLEAVASQDLWIWHAFFGLPGTLNDINVLDRSPVFKDIEEGRAPKVNFKVNNHTYRMAYYLTDGIYLNWAAFIQSISLPQSPKASLFAEHQESTRKDVERAFGVLQSRFAIVRNPALLWDKKKIGKIMRTCVILNNMIVENERSGYGQIDTSEFESGESSRSSQVHGTTSFNIGNISRVIRNEVRDSQIHARLKADLVENIWQKFGNVDD, from the coding sequence ATGTCATCAAGTGATGAAATCATTTACTCATCAAGTGATGAAGCAGATGAAGCTATAGAAGAAATGGTCGACGAAGTAGTTGATAACTACATCGACGCAATGGTAAACCAAAAAGCCAAGAGACGAGCTTATATCGAAAGAGAGCGGGAAAGAGGACACAATCAACTATGGAACGACTATTTCAACGAAAATTCAACATACCAACCAGAAATGTTTAGGCGGCGTTTTCGAATGAACAGACCATTGTTCCTTCGCATTGTCGAACGCCTAAGCACTCAAGTTCCATACTTTCAGCAGCGAAGAAATGGTCACGGAAGGTACGGTTTATCTGCACTTCAAAAGTGTACGGCAGCTATACGTATGCTCGCATATGGTCAAGCGGGAGATATGTATGACGAATATCTCCGTCTTGGTGAAAGTACTGCACGATTATGTTTGAAAAATTTCACAGATGGGATAATACAATTGTTTGGCGAAGAGTTTCTAAGAAGACCTACAGCGGAGGACCTTGAACGATTACTCGATATTGGAGAGGTACGCGGGTTTCCAGGGATGATAGGCAGCATCgattgtatgcattgggagtggaaaaacTGCCCAAGGGCTTGGAGAGGGCAGTACGCCCGTGGTTCAGGAAAGCCGACAATTGTCTTAGAGGCTGTGGCATCACAagatctttggatatggcacgcaTTTTTTGGATTACCGGGTACCCTCAACGATATCAATGTTCTTGATCGATCACCAGTTTTCAAAGACATTGAAGAAGGCCGAGCACCGAAAGTTAATTTCAAGGTCAACAACCACACTTATCGTATGGCGTACTATCTTACTGACGGAATATATCTGAATTGGGCAGCATTTATCCAATCCATCTCACTTCCTCAAAGTCCTAAAGCATCACTATTTGCTGAACATCAAGAATCCACCAGAAAAGATGTTGAACGTGCTTTTGGAGTATTGCAATCGAGGTTTGCAATAGTTAGGAACCCAGCTCTACTATGGGACAAGAAAAAGATAGGAAAGATTATGAGAACTTGTGTCATATTGAACAATATGATAGTAGAGAACGAACGAAGCGGATACGGTCAAATTGATACATCTGAGTTCGAGTCAGGAGAGTCAAGCAGAAGTTCGCAGGTGCACGGCACAACAAGTTTTAATATCGGTAATATCAGCCGTGTCATTCGCAATGAGGTTCGAGATTCACAGATACATGCTCGTTTAAAAGCtgatttagttgaaaatatTTGGCAAAAGTTTGGTAATGTTGATGATTAa